Sequence from the Rutidosis leptorrhynchoides isolate AG116_Rl617_1_P2 chromosome 3, CSIRO_AGI_Rlap_v1, whole genome shotgun sequence genome:
GGTGAAAAAGACAGAAATACCCAGACGTGCTATGCACATGATGCAGTTTAACGGTACCTTTGAACGGCAACCAAACAGAAGGATGGCATGAGTGATTTTCAGATAGTTTAGTGACGTCGTGAGTTCAAAAAAAGTTACAAGGACGACGCATGTGATTTGGGTATaagttcaaggacgacgggagtaattATGTCTAAAAAAATCAATAAATGCCTTATTTTAACACATTTTTCATTGTTTTATTGTTTTTTAATGTGTttaatttcaattttttttaaaaaaaaaaattatgttacatattatttattacttttataattacatatgttttgaataattcTAACAATAATCCTATTAGATATTTTTATTGTACATAAATGGAGTGTACATAACATTTATACAGTATTATTTACTTGTACTTAACAATCATTCTTTTGTTCAAgcattttaaacaaataaattatatggatttgattggttaaattataaaataattaatttatgcAAATTTAATAAGTTTTATTGAGTTTTTTCTATTTGTTAAACGCGGTACGAGTAAAATATTTTAACGAAAAACATATAATTTTTTGTACAACAATAAGCATTCAGCTCACAACAACGTGTTTTGGCCCAGCGAAGCGGGCCGGGGCCAATATCTAGTTAAGTACATGGTCGGGGCCAATATCTTTTTTTTCTTCGAAAAGCAAGAATATTATTAAAACTCGAAACAGGTCAAGCATTGTAATAGTGTTACAACACGATATCGACTCGAACTCAGGTACAGAAAATGCATAACGAAGGTACAAGTAGTTGCGGAGTgagcaattagatgaagaaaaaaaCAAGGCTTACAAGTACATGCGAACTAAGACACTACACGGCAAAGGCACGCGGGTTGGTGATCCATTGAAGCCAATCCAATTTCACGGACTTTATTCTAGATGAAATCCATTCATACGATTTAAGTTGAATCTCCATTAGCGCCGTCGGTCCATCCCAACTTGTGTTTGAGAAAACTTTTTTGTTTCGGTTGCTCCATATTAAGTAGGCGCACGTCCACTCCAAAGCttgccaaattttggtacccacccAAGACATTGTGATGTTGCTATTACCTCGAAAAGACTCGTTTACACTTAAGATTGGGGTCAATTGAAACCCCACCATTTGTAGACACGTTCCCAAATATCAAATGCGTCTCGACAAAAGAATAACGTGTGATCAAGAGATTCCACATCGTTGTCGCAAATCGGACATCTTACGGAGTCAAGATCGATCCCTCACTTGTCAAGTTCAATTCATGTTGGTAGTCGTTTCTTTATAGTTTTCCAAATAAAAACTCCGAGTTTCCCCGGTACCAAGTTGTTCTTTAGTGTCTCAATTCTCGATTTATTGTCTAATAGCATTTCGTCATCTATAAGCCTCGATAATTTCTTCGTAGTGAAGGTACCGTTCGATGCAAGTTTCCAATACCATACATCCGAGCTTCCATCTTGTTTAACATAAGAAAATTAAAGGTTAGATAAACATTGAAGTTCGTCATGATCTCGTCCCAAGAGTTCCCTCGTCAAGCTCCAATTCAGATGCATGCTGCCATCGCACCATTTGATGCGGTCTCCGACGGTTGCTGATTTGTTGGACTCCAAGTGGTACAGCCGCGAACAGGTTGATTTAAGGACTCCACCTTGTAGCCACGACTCATCCCAAAAACTCGTATCGTTCCCATCACCAATCTTCTTGATGAAGGAAGAACCAAATTGAACTCCGAGCTTGTCAATCATATAACCTGCACGAATAATATTGAGCCACACCCCACCCTTCCCCAAAGGTCGATTAGAACCGGAAGGTATGTGAAGCGCGTTAATCCCATGAATGCTTTTAAGGATAGAGACCCAAAGTGACTTATATTCAGTTTTGGCCCGCCAAATCCATTTTCCCAAAAGAGCAAGATTTTTTTTCCCGAAGTGACCCAATGTTTAAGCCCCCTTCATCGTACGATAGAAGGGCATCCTCTCAAAACACATGTGAATGAGAACTCACCTACTTTACAACCAATTCGTGAGGCTAGGTGTTCAACTTCGATCTTGATTACCCTAAACCATACACCAATTCGCGGGGCCAATATCTAGTtaagtactccctccgtcccagattaattgtccccagataaaaaacacacagttttaggaaattccactaactttatttctccaccaatgaaatatcttctctctccagatccaccaataaaatatctcctttcctttctatttatggaagtagacaattaatttgagacatcccAAAATAAAATACTGGAaaataatttagggacggaggtagtatatagttataaaataaaataaactatcacataaattaaaaaatattatatttaattttaaagTGTAATTATATTTAAATGATCTTTAACTTGTGTCATTGTGTTGTCATTGGACCACAACCAAAATGGGAAATAACATTTACTACTGTAGTATATATGTTTCGAGTCAAAGTTGCATGTAACAGATCTTGAGTGGGAAAGAAACTACTCGTAGACATGTCTTATGTCATATTAGACCACAACCAAAATAGAAAATAACATTTAGACCATTTTTAACCAGGCGTCAGAGGGGTCCCGTCAGACGCGCTGGCGTCCGGTGACGCCCTCTGACGCCCCTAGTGGGGCGTCACCGCTGACGAACGGGGGGCGTCAGTCACTGTTTTCACGCGAGAGTTGGGTGGCGTCAGGGCGACGTGGCTTTCTCTGATTGGCTCATATTTTATGCCGTTATACAacggctattttttttttttacttttttttttttttttttaaactctatatattattatctatataaacCCATCCATTCTACACCTTTAACACACTcattctttttatttttctttaaatTCTATCCCTTAAATCATATAAATTTCTCTCATCATCAAGTATTTTTCGTTCATGGCATCATATTTACTTAGTTTCGATTCCGATTCGGAAGACGAGCGTCTTATTGCACTAATTCAACATttagaagatgatgatgacgaaGTCGAATTCAATCGTGTTCCAAGATCAcgaatttatattccaagaaatCGTGAAGAAGCTGCACAAAACTTATGGAAGGATTATTTTAGTGACACACCCATGTTTCCGCCATTTAAATTTAAAAGGCGTTTTCGTATGCGGATTGAACTATTTCTCCGAATATCGCAAGGTATTTCTAATTTCGATTCTCATGATACTCCCGAGTATTTTAAATTTTTTAGGGAACGTTTTGATGCTATCGGTCGACCGACTTTTACAATATTGCAAAAAATGACTTCGGCTCTACGCCAATTGGCGTATGGAACTGCCGCCGATATGTTTGATGAATATTTAAAAATGAGTGAGCAAACCTCAGTACTTTGTTTAGataacttttgtaagtgtattattACATTATACAAAGAACGTTACATGAGAACTCCCAATGCATACGATGTTCAACGTTTATATAGTAAGCATGAAGAGAAACATGGTTTTAAGGGTATGCTCAggagtattgattgtatgcattgggagtgGAAGAATTGTCCCGTTGCTTTGAAGGGACAATACACTAGGGGTGATCACAAGAAACCTACCATTATGCTTGA
This genomic interval carries:
- the LOC139900082 gene encoding uncharacterized protein produces the protein MASYLLSFDSDSEDERLIALIQHLEDDDDEVEFNRVPRSRIYIPRNREEAAQNLWKDYFSDTPMFPPFKFKRRFRMRIELFLRISQGISNFDSHDTPEYFKFFRERFDAIGRPTFTILQKMTSALRQLAYGTAADMFDEYLKMSEQTSVLCLDNFCKCIITLYKERYMRTPNAYDVQRLYSKHEEKHGFKGMLRSIDCMHWEWKNCPVALKGQYTRGDHKKPTIMLEALMV